A part of Myxococcus landrumus genomic DNA contains:
- a CDS encoding pilus assembly protein, with protein sequence MSRHRLLSSSRGQALVLFALTLLLLALMVLMTLGFGMRAKERVEIQMAADAAAYSQAVATARTFNAISVMNRAQVAHMVAMAGTQALISRSSQVYAAHMVCTPAFTPAQWGLGDAAAATQVKELQGRAGSLYRAGLNLYGHLLREHIVDQRLAYRIARGANPELQATPEGAAKSFMELNGENDVPNHGDLMNAVRRGGVACGAGAVCAVGGSTSAHLNATMGSLGWTWVHNRPTGSAGFGTGGAARSTAFRRYGAAAEMDPSTYNTVSGRNSTGHDHATVVVPTRCTNPPPIPVPVTDAWVMSDEQQTPEDQHVYGVRLPPGQAPEDGEPLYERHTLGACVSCPGIWPFAMGYNVDELQRGQANHYGQPKLYSVLHRDYGSDARRKSPDPWNLFFRFPFSAENTTEFDLSIPLGRSRPTGREGIQRNQVALSAGIIYYHRPRGAGQGGGWREPPNFLNPFWRATLVSPEGSIDDKPAASLEAAGFTEHGQVLRALEQAGYRGGSRRGAGY encoded by the coding sequence ATGTCCCGTCACCGGCTTCTGAGTTCCTCGCGAGGGCAGGCCCTGGTCCTCTTCGCGCTGACGCTGCTGCTGTTGGCGTTGATGGTGTTGATGACGCTGGGCTTCGGCATGCGCGCGAAGGAGCGCGTGGAAATCCAGATGGCCGCGGACGCGGCGGCCTACAGCCAGGCCGTGGCGACGGCGCGGACCTTCAACGCGATTTCGGTGATGAACCGCGCGCAGGTGGCCCACATGGTGGCCATGGCCGGCACGCAGGCGCTCATCAGCCGCAGCAGCCAGGTGTACGCGGCCCACATGGTCTGCACGCCCGCCTTCACCCCCGCGCAGTGGGGCCTGGGCGATGCCGCCGCCGCCACGCAGGTGAAGGAGCTGCAAGGACGCGCGGGCAGCCTCTATCGGGCGGGGTTGAACCTCTACGGTCATCTGCTGCGCGAGCACATCGTGGACCAGCGGCTGGCGTACCGCATCGCGCGGGGCGCCAACCCGGAGCTGCAGGCGACGCCCGAGGGCGCGGCGAAGAGCTTCATGGAGCTCAACGGCGAGAACGACGTGCCCAACCACGGCGACTTGATGAACGCCGTGCGGCGCGGAGGCGTGGCGTGTGGCGCGGGCGCGGTGTGCGCGGTGGGCGGCAGCACGTCCGCGCATCTCAACGCCACCATGGGGAGCCTGGGGTGGACGTGGGTCCACAACCGGCCCACGGGCAGCGCGGGGTTCGGGACGGGAGGCGCGGCCCGGTCCACGGCCTTCCGCCGTTACGGCGCGGCCGCGGAGATGGACCCGTCGACGTACAACACGGTGTCCGGCCGCAACTCCACGGGGCATGACCACGCCACCGTGGTGGTGCCCACGCGCTGCACGAATCCGCCGCCCATTCCGGTGCCGGTGACGGATGCGTGGGTGATGTCCGACGAGCAGCAGACGCCGGAGGACCAGCACGTGTACGGCGTGCGCCTGCCGCCGGGCCAGGCGCCCGAGGATGGCGAGCCGCTCTACGAGCGCCACACGTTGGGCGCGTGTGTGTCGTGCCCCGGCATCTGGCCGTTCGCCATGGGCTACAACGTGGATGAGCTGCAGCGGGGGCAGGCGAACCACTACGGGCAGCCGAAGCTGTATTCGGTGTTGCATCGCGATTACGGCAGTGACGCGCGCCGCAAGAGCCCAGACCCGTGGAATCTCTTCTTCCGCTTCCCGTTCTCGGCGGAGAACACGACGGAGTTCGACCTCTCGATTCCGCTGGGCCGCTCGCGTCCCACGGGGCGGGAGGGGATTCAGCGCAACCAGGTGGCGCTGTCCGCGGGCATCATCTACTACCACCGTCCTCGCGGGGCGGGGCAGGGCGGGGGTTGGCGCGAGCCTCCCAACTTCTTGAATCCCTTCTGGCGCGCGACGCTGGTGAGCCCGGAGGGGTCCATCGACGACAAGCCCGCGGCGAGCCTGGAGGCGGCGGGCTTCACGGAGCATGGCCAGGTGCTGCGAGCGCTGGAGCAGGCGGGCTATCGCGGCGGCAGCCGGCGGGGAGCGGGGTACTGA
- a CDS encoding TadE family protein: MVPSATIPTSRQSGQAAVEAALTLPLVVFLVLGTLQLFMMLQARILAQVAVYRAVRAGSLNHGDCLPMMHAAMVTMLPSVVRTDSSAALADAFRLRRDNQYRVMSSYGNLFNGPLVEIVRDSPDPAWVRGLAGDEDLLFDQPSNQDAVLDTRTLEIRMVAWYYMRIPFANWVMSRMFLAHFGLRSYTATNPLMPAQRRSAWWNDEPVPLGPNDWPGGPLDDRMVAWSAAGHFVFPIQVHAAMRMMTPVMADNFLRGAECPVTGF, translated from the coding sequence ATGGTCCCTTCCGCCACGATTCCCACATCCAGGCAAAGCGGACAGGCAGCGGTGGAAGCGGCGTTGACGCTCCCGCTGGTGGTGTTCCTGGTGTTGGGGACGCTGCAGCTCTTCATGATGTTGCAGGCCCGCATCCTGGCGCAGGTGGCGGTGTACCGGGCGGTGCGGGCGGGCAGCCTCAACCACGGTGACTGCCTGCCGATGATGCACGCGGCGATGGTGACGATGTTGCCATCGGTGGTGCGCACGGACAGCTCGGCGGCGCTGGCGGATGCGTTCCGGTTGCGGCGGGACAACCAGTACCGGGTGATGAGCTCCTACGGGAACCTCTTCAACGGGCCGCTGGTGGAAATCGTGCGCGACTCGCCGGACCCCGCGTGGGTGAGGGGACTGGCGGGGGACGAGGACCTGCTCTTCGACCAGCCCTCCAACCAGGACGCGGTGCTGGACACGCGCACCCTCGAGATACGCATGGTGGCCTGGTACTACATGCGCATCCCCTTCGCGAACTGGGTGATGAGCCGGATGTTCCTGGCCCACTTCGGTCTGCGCTCGTACACGGCCACCAATCCGCTGATGCCGGCGCAGAGGCGCTCGGCGTGGTGGAACGACGAGCCCGTGCCCCTGGGGCCCAATGACTGGCCGGGCGGCCCGTTGGATGACCGCATGGTGGCGTGGAGCGCGGCGGGCCACTTCGTCTTCCCCATCCAGGTCCACGCGGCGATGCGGATGATGACGCCGGTGATGGCCGACAACTTCCTGCGAGGCGCCGAATGTCCCGTCACCGGCTTCTGA
- a CDS encoding helicase-related protein: MPLVEGLKVRYLPQPEWGVGHLLSLQEDGAKALVAFPAREDAPVLVSTKGGALVSYPLPAGELVVTYKGRLALVVAEEPGARGLRRYVLRYADTGEEDELPESEVRALPPRLDLLSTLREGRVGDARAFTLRKQALVLDDERRCDALGALFASRIMVKPHQVGVVQRVLSARRPRFVLADEVGLGKTIEAGMVFSALRLSGLARRCLVVAPSHLTVQWLVELFHKFNQLFTLMDSDRYAQSLKEAPGVSPWARFPLVVTSLELLARSEEHRQELAGEDAFWDLVIIDEAHHLKGERAFEAASVLAKNSWGLLLLTATPMQLDPAEYHGLLTLIDAATAPSVEGFKERLSRQEELSTAVRALMEGGKGKADAAVKALSRRFPEDARLKTLKEPEALLQHLAETYSLSDRLVRNRRAVVGGFSKRRLHRHPVTLPAEELKVRDAALATLAEGSLRGAPLGNVLRRLESSSAAFSGAVKSNPALKAKADVLRLPSRDAKFGAFVGVLRGVWQAEPAAKVLVFTESRDTLEMLQAELSKENVEALGYHGDLPLVERDRQVARFRDPEGPRVLLCTEVGGEGRNFQFAHHLVHYDLPWSPATVEQRIGRLDRIGQNHPVEIHVFDVAGTLASDVLSLLADAVGVFGETVGGLDAVLEEVEDRLAELALLPREARVSYGAELKVKVEAAREQVKRAYDPLLDVRSFDRPAVERLVKRAQARMGIESDDEDEDEDSEAPGLEDGLWSVARDLDERLEETVTELARRVGIGVDTDEQVEAFQVAFQFGHALKVDGLPGLDVMEDRTQLGTFWRDTAVEAEELEYFATGNPLVEALFGFLRDGPYGRSAFRFIEKRGPLKARGVELLFHVQLPEPEDTSPGARVPSRQLARFLERTLLHVAVVDGGAAGPKADDSVRSSLEAEGKTLKGDEVSRAFPGFGAFLDDAVPVGQRAAEAALEKLSTSARQAIESERDAAMERLRLSLDHQGLSDEALAAQLGAEHVHYERLLQALGGAKVTLDSACGFVINR, encoded by the coding sequence ATGCCTCTCGTTGAAGGTCTGAAGGTCCGCTATCTCCCGCAGCCCGAATGGGGTGTGGGGCACCTGCTGTCGCTCCAGGAAGACGGCGCCAAGGCGCTGGTGGCCTTCCCCGCACGGGAGGATGCCCCGGTGCTGGTGTCCACCAAGGGTGGGGCCCTGGTGTCGTACCCGCTCCCCGCGGGCGAGCTGGTGGTGACGTACAAGGGACGGTTGGCGTTGGTGGTGGCGGAGGAGCCGGGCGCGCGGGGCCTGCGTCGCTACGTGCTTCGCTACGCGGACACGGGGGAGGAGGACGAGCTGCCGGAGTCGGAGGTGCGCGCGCTGCCGCCCCGGTTGGATCTGCTGTCCACGCTGCGCGAGGGCCGGGTGGGAGATGCCCGGGCCTTCACGCTGCGCAAGCAGGCGCTGGTGTTGGACGATGAGCGCCGGTGCGACGCGCTGGGCGCGCTGTTCGCCAGCCGCATCATGGTGAAGCCGCACCAGGTGGGCGTGGTGCAGCGGGTGTTGTCCGCGCGCCGTCCGCGCTTCGTGCTCGCGGATGAGGTGGGCCTGGGCAAGACGATTGAAGCGGGCATGGTGTTCAGCGCGCTGCGCCTGTCGGGGCTCGCGCGGCGCTGCCTCGTCGTGGCGCCCAGCCACCTGACGGTGCAGTGGCTGGTGGAGCTGTTCCACAAGTTCAACCAGCTCTTCACGCTGATGGACTCGGACCGCTATGCGCAGTCGCTCAAGGAGGCGCCGGGCGTCTCCCCGTGGGCGCGCTTCCCGTTGGTGGTGACCAGCCTGGAGTTGCTCGCGCGCAGCGAGGAGCACCGCCAGGAGCTCGCGGGCGAGGACGCCTTCTGGGACCTGGTCATCATCGACGAGGCGCACCACCTCAAGGGCGAGCGCGCCTTCGAGGCGGCCAGCGTGCTGGCGAAGAACTCCTGGGGCCTGCTGCTGCTCACCGCCACGCCCATGCAACTGGACCCGGCCGAGTACCACGGGCTGCTCACGCTGATTGACGCGGCCACCGCGCCCAGCGTGGAGGGCTTCAAGGAGCGGCTGTCGCGGCAGGAGGAGCTGTCCACCGCGGTGCGCGCGCTGATGGAGGGCGGCAAGGGCAAGGCGGACGCGGCGGTGAAGGCGCTGTCCCGTCGCTTCCCCGAGGACGCGCGGCTCAAGACGCTCAAGGAGCCGGAGGCGCTGCTGCAGCACCTGGCGGAGACGTACAGCTTGAGCGACCGGCTGGTGCGCAACCGGCGTGCGGTCGTGGGTGGTTTCTCCAAGCGGCGGCTGCACCGGCATCCGGTGACGCTGCCCGCGGAGGAGCTGAAGGTGCGGGACGCGGCGCTGGCGACGCTGGCGGAGGGCTCGCTGCGAGGCGCGCCGCTGGGCAACGTGCTGCGCCGGCTGGAGTCCAGCTCCGCGGCGTTCTCGGGCGCGGTGAAGTCCAACCCCGCGTTGAAGGCGAAGGCGGACGTGCTGCGGCTGCCCTCGCGCGACGCGAAGTTCGGCGCCTTCGTGGGCGTGCTGCGCGGCGTGTGGCAGGCGGAGCCGGCGGCGAAGGTGCTCGTCTTCACCGAGAGCCGGGACACGCTGGAGATGCTCCAGGCGGAGCTGTCCAAGGAGAACGTGGAGGCGCTGGGCTACCACGGCGACCTGCCGCTGGTGGAGCGCGACAGGCAGGTGGCGCGCTTCAGGGACCCGGAGGGGCCTCGGGTGTTGTTGTGCACGGAGGTGGGCGGCGAGGGCCGCAACTTCCAGTTCGCGCACCACCTGGTCCACTACGACTTGCCCTGGAGCCCGGCCACGGTGGAGCAGCGCATCGGCCGCCTGGACCGCATCGGGCAGAACCACCCGGTGGAGATTCACGTCTTCGACGTGGCGGGCACGCTGGCGTCGGATGTGCTGTCGCTGCTGGCGGACGCGGTGGGCGTCTTCGGCGAGACGGTGGGTGGCCTGGACGCGGTGCTGGAGGAGGTGGAGGACCGGCTCGCGGAGCTGGCGCTCCTGCCTCGCGAGGCCCGCGTGTCCTACGGCGCCGAGCTGAAGGTGAAGGTGGAGGCGGCGCGCGAGCAGGTGAAGCGCGCGTATGACCCGCTGCTCGACGTGCGCAGCTTCGACCGGCCCGCGGTGGAGCGGCTGGTGAAGCGCGCCCAGGCCCGCATGGGCATCGAGTCCGACGACGAGGACGAGGACGAGGACAGCGAGGCGCCGGGTCTGGAGGATGGCCTGTGGAGCGTCGCGCGGGATTTGGACGAGCGGCTGGAGGAGACTGTCACGGAGCTGGCGCGCCGGGTGGGCATCGGCGTGGACACCGACGAGCAGGTGGAGGCGTTCCAGGTGGCCTTCCAGTTCGGTCACGCGCTGAAGGTGGACGGCCTGCCCGGGCTGGACGTCATGGAGGACCGCACGCAGTTGGGGACCTTCTGGCGCGACACGGCGGTGGAGGCGGAGGAGCTGGAGTACTTCGCCACGGGCAACCCGCTGGTGGAGGCCCTCTTCGGCTTCCTGCGCGACGGGCCCTATGGGCGCAGCGCCTTCCGCTTCATCGAGAAGCGCGGGCCGCTCAAGGCGCGGGGCGTGGAGCTGCTCTTCCACGTGCAGCTGCCGGAGCCGGAGGACACCTCACCGGGTGCCCGCGTGCCCAGCCGTCAGCTCGCGCGCTTCCTGGAGCGCACCCTGCTGCACGTGGCCGTGGTGGATGGCGGCGCGGCGGGCCCCAAGGCGGATGACTCCGTGCGCTCATCGCTCGAGGCCGAGGGCAAGACGCTCAAGGGCGACGAGGTGTCCCGCGCCTTCCCGGGCTTCGGCGCCTTCCTGGACGACGCGGTGCCCGTGGGCCAGCGCGCCGCCGAGGCCGCGCTCGAGAAGCTCTCCACCTCCGCCCGCCAGGCCATCGAGTCCGAGCGCGACGCGGCCATGGAGCGCCTGCGCCTGTCCCTGGACCACCAGGGCCTCTCGGATGAGGCCCTCGCCGCCCAGCTGGGCGCGGAGCATGTTCACTATGAGCGCCTCCTTCAGGCCCTGGGTGGGGCAAAGGTGACTCTCGACTCCGCTTGTGGCTTCGTCATCAACCGCTGA
- a CDS encoding ATP-binding protein, with the protein MLAGLLLLATLLSAVHGLLTHPETSRAALQQALLAGCVGLAGVTALACVLHQALRPLHARNEHSEQRLSLLMEAVTDYALCFLDRQGRVTAWNAGAERLTGWTAMEVAGCALERLHPEDAVAAGVPQAHLERAAREGRLLSEGWQVRRDGTRFWAETLLTALQDSHGSLRGFAKVTRDITERRRMERAQALFAEAGRVLQPLSGAREVGEALTRLCVPEVADACILFLPSSDGQVRPQAVACADAQAATRLWEPLLRCPNADEVGPSHVVCTGRAELLPELDAEHLPQALEGTAHGELLRVLGVTSALTVPLAVGPRVLGALCLLSTGCRRYGEVDRAFMEELASRAALALDNARLLTEAQGALELIGVAAHDLGNPLSSLQLRLRRLRLMEICTHEPRLRDGLVGAESETRRMGRLLHNLLDLSLLSAGHLTLDREKVDLAALVREVTERHVDQALAAGCTLTVRVQEDDTTGTWDRLRLDRVVTNLLSNALKFGHGHPVELRVHGDDTRVRLTVKDSGLGIAPTDQQRLFHRFERVHGHDGHPPGSGLGLYIVRQLIEAHGGAIQVHSRVGEGAEFTIELPRTLQDRGHIPLHVSA; encoded by the coding sequence ATGCTCGCCGGTCTGTTGCTCCTCGCGACACTCCTGTCCGCGGTGCACGGATTGTTGACTCATCCAGAGACCTCCCGGGCCGCCCTGCAACAGGCGCTCCTGGCCGGTTGCGTGGGCCTTGCGGGCGTGACCGCCCTGGCATGTGTGCTCCACCAGGCACTGCGCCCCCTCCACGCGCGCAACGAACACAGTGAGCAGCGTTTGAGCCTGCTGATGGAAGCCGTCACTGATTACGCACTGTGTTTCCTGGACAGGCAGGGCCGTGTCACGGCCTGGAACGCTGGCGCGGAGCGCCTGACAGGATGGACCGCGATGGAAGTCGCCGGTTGCGCGCTGGAGCGCCTCCACCCGGAGGATGCGGTGGCCGCGGGAGTTCCCCAGGCCCACCTGGAGCGCGCCGCGCGCGAGGGACGCCTGTTGTCCGAAGGTTGGCAGGTGCGCCGCGACGGCACCCGCTTCTGGGCGGAGACGCTGCTCACCGCGCTCCAGGACTCCCACGGGAGCCTGCGGGGCTTCGCCAAGGTGACGCGCGACATCACCGAGCGGCGCCGCATGGAGCGCGCCCAGGCCCTCTTCGCCGAGGCCGGCCGCGTCCTCCAACCCCTCTCCGGCGCGCGCGAGGTGGGCGAAGCCCTCACCCGGCTGTGTGTGCCGGAGGTGGCCGACGCCTGCATCCTCTTCCTGCCCTCTTCGGACGGACAGGTGCGCCCCCAGGCCGTGGCCTGCGCGGACGCCCAGGCCGCCACCCGCCTGTGGGAGCCGCTGCTTCGCTGCCCCAACGCCGACGAGGTGGGTCCCAGCCACGTGGTGTGCACCGGCCGCGCGGAGCTCCTGCCAGAGCTGGACGCGGAGCACCTGCCCCAGGCCCTGGAGGGCACCGCCCACGGCGAGCTGCTCCGGGTGCTGGGCGTCACCTCCGCCCTCACCGTGCCGCTGGCCGTGGGCCCTCGCGTCCTGGGCGCGCTGTGCCTCTTGTCCACCGGCTGCCGCCGCTACGGCGAGGTGGACCGGGCCTTCATGGAGGAGCTGGCCAGCCGCGCCGCCCTGGCCCTGGACAACGCGCGCCTGCTGACGGAGGCACAAGGCGCGCTGGAGCTCATCGGCGTGGCCGCGCATGACTTGGGCAACCCGCTCAGCTCGCTCCAGCTGCGGCTGCGCCGCCTGCGCCTGATGGAAATCTGCACCCACGAGCCCCGGTTGCGCGACGGGCTGGTGGGCGCGGAGAGCGAGACGCGGCGGATGGGCCGGCTGCTTCACAACCTGTTGGACTTGTCCCTCCTGTCCGCGGGCCACCTCACGCTGGACCGCGAGAAGGTGGACCTGGCCGCGCTGGTCCGGGAAGTCACCGAGCGCCACGTCGACCAGGCCCTGGCGGCGGGCTGCACCCTCACCGTCCGCGTCCAGGAGGACGACACCACCGGGACGTGGGACCGGCTTCGCCTGGACCGCGTGGTGACCAACCTCCTGAGCAACGCGCTCAAGTTCGGCCACGGCCACCCCGTGGAGCTGCGCGTCCACGGCGATGACACCCGCGTCCGGCTCACCGTGAAGGACTCCGGCCTGGGCATCGCCCCCACGGACCAGCAGCGCCTGTTCCACCGCTTCGAGCGCGTCCACGGCCACGACGGCCACCCCCCCGGCTCCGGCCTGGGCCTCTACATCGTCCGCCAGCTCATCGAAGCGCATGGCGGCGCCATCCAGGTTCACAGCCGAGTCGGAGAAGGCGCGGAATTCACGATTGAACTTCCCCGCACCCTCCAGGACAGGGGCCACATCCCCCTGCACGTGAGCGCGTAA
- a CDS encoding cytochrome C produces MGGLGAPWSQRAACTPRSLGCPTARRAMLTLALAALLSACGGPDGASSPDDDALATADPAHLDVDAARRPVLSKPIGLALEVDNGEGKALSVRAGQTFYINQIDLRASVRSTFDTGMWALRTTSDLAGVGWVGLRPVDEEPVLLGGPGRYTRRRFYRGAAWMDLPSFFIVEPVDSRGNLTGTPVVLNIGAEHQRRTTDDFFVRRLRAIQTAYDCTTPRDCNSARDYEEEALLEVRNAYQHAQQRTFSLSPRTTSLRLRWSLRPFAPYSIPVQQVNAPEFAYGFGIDVEARTPPRQDGTYAPGSEITFQVTLRDGEGKRLHPQGSLPSYNDVVRGFNAAGIQYYRAFFDATTTYYRRKHRERMLMTQIIGPAQNIQPIRSVIDLEAFLDPKVNEQTVATEKEDGVYSQFSILPYANIVFRGAFFPEEGLWDRPNTDTWKYKVPANATPGTYLVTVKGRRVYLGEDLPASRTIEIQVGTKQRTEAKLTTGPCNTCHSQGGELSQVLHGNDNRAACAGCHTPLGFELEGPIFVRTHFVHSRSNRFGAPLEKCASCHLTKESIQRTSQAACLSCHKSYPDSHVAKFGPIESMYVGGGRQSFKQCTDSCHTRHPKSGL; encoded by the coding sequence ATGGGCGGACTTGGAGCCCCCTGGTCTCAGCGCGCAGCGTGTACCCCCCGCTCGCTCGGCTGCCCGACGGCCCGTCGGGCCATGCTCACCCTCGCTCTCGCCGCGCTGCTCTCGGCGTGCGGGGGCCCGGACGGCGCCAGTTCGCCGGACGACGACGCCTTGGCTACGGCGGACCCGGCGCACCTGGACGTGGATGCAGCGCGCCGCCCCGTGCTGTCCAAGCCCATCGGCCTGGCCCTGGAGGTCGACAACGGCGAGGGCAAGGCATTGAGCGTGCGGGCGGGACAGACCTTCTACATCAACCAGATTGATCTCCGCGCGTCGGTGCGGTCCACGTTCGACACCGGCATGTGGGCCCTGCGCACGACGAGCGACTTGGCGGGCGTGGGCTGGGTGGGGCTGCGCCCCGTGGATGAAGAGCCCGTGCTGCTGGGCGGCCCCGGCCGCTACACGCGCCGCCGCTTCTACCGGGGCGCCGCCTGGATGGACCTCCCCAGCTTCTTCATCGTGGAGCCGGTGGACTCGCGCGGCAACCTCACCGGCACCCCCGTGGTGCTGAACATCGGCGCCGAGCACCAGCGCCGCACCACCGACGACTTCTTCGTGCGCCGCCTGCGCGCCATCCAGACGGCCTACGACTGCACCACGCCCCGCGACTGCAACAGCGCCCGGGACTACGAGGAGGAGGCCCTCCTGGAGGTGCGCAACGCGTACCAGCATGCGCAGCAGCGCACCTTCAGCCTGAGCCCGCGCACCACCTCCCTGCGCCTGCGCTGGAGCCTGCGCCCCTTCGCGCCCTACTCCATCCCCGTGCAGCAGGTGAACGCCCCCGAGTTCGCCTATGGCTTCGGCATCGACGTGGAGGCCCGCACCCCGCCCCGCCAGGATGGCACCTACGCCCCTGGGTCAGAAATCACCTTCCAAGTCACGCTTCGCGATGGGGAAGGCAAAAGGCTCCATCCGCAGGGAAGTCTACCGTCCTACAATGACGTCGTCCGGGGCTTCAACGCGGCGGGCATTCAGTACTATCGGGCCTTCTTCGATGCGACGACGACGTACTACCGCCGCAAGCACCGGGAGCGGATGTTGATGACCCAAATCATTGGGCCCGCACAAAACATCCAACCCATCCGCTCCGTCATCGACCTGGAAGCGTTCCTGGACCCGAAGGTCAACGAGCAGACCGTGGCCACGGAGAAGGAGGACGGGGTGTACTCCCAGTTCTCCATCCTCCCCTACGCCAACATCGTCTTCCGCGGCGCCTTCTTCCCCGAGGAGGGCTTGTGGGACCGGCCCAACACGGACACGTGGAAGTACAAGGTTCCCGCCAACGCCACGCCGGGCACGTACCTGGTGACGGTGAAGGGCCGCCGCGTGTACCTGGGCGAGGACCTGCCGGCCTCGCGCACCATCGAAATCCAGGTGGGGACGAAGCAGCGCACGGAGGCCAAGCTCACCACGGGCCCGTGCAACACCTGCCACAGCCAGGGCGGAGAGCTGTCCCAGGTGCTGCACGGCAACGACAACCGCGCCGCATGCGCCGGCTGCCACACGCCGCTGGGCTTCGAGCTGGAAGGCCCCATCTTCGTGCGCACGCACTTCGTGCACTCGCGCTCCAACCGCTTCGGCGCGCCGCTGGAGAAGTGCGCGTCCTGTCACCTCACGAAGGAAAGCATCCAGCGCACCAGCCAGGCCGCGTGCCTGTCGTGCCACAAGAGCTACCCCGACAGTCACGTCGCGAAGTTCGGACCCATCGAAAGCATGTACGTCGGCGGAGGACGACAGTCCTTCAAGCAGTGCACCGACTCGTGTCACACCCGGCACCCGAAGAGCGGCCTCTAA
- a CDS encoding FIST signal transduction protein, whose translation MAQVKMQTARTTLQEPAAAAEDLLRQLGPTPPVLVTMFASRERDQYALNRAVRERLPKGTRLVGATTAGELDNTGIHEGSVVMAALSGDLEVGLGLGTGLSVDAINAGQMAIKRACEELGVRQQDLDSRRCVGLVIDDGFRYKKEELLLGILEKNQTLVLVGGGASDHNRDPARQSALVHVDGEVATDAVLVALFRTNAPWAALRSHWYVPTGEKLTITKVDESHTRALEIDGFPAAKRYAEILGVKDVRDLEFGTPQGFAVRPTALRVGREYFIRAAWRPNEDGSILFANLLEEGTELELMKLGDMAGMTRGFFADELPRRVQNPQAALLFHCGGRMWYAHATNTVSQLAETLKAAPTAAGMNVHFEIYSGFHINTTLTTLVFGAN comes from the coding sequence ATGGCCCAAGTGAAGATGCAGACGGCTCGCACCACGCTCCAGGAGCCGGCTGCGGCCGCGGAGGATTTGCTGCGCCAGTTGGGCCCCACCCCACCCGTGCTGGTGACGATGTTCGCCTCACGGGAGCGGGACCAGTACGCCCTGAACCGCGCGGTGCGCGAGCGGCTGCCCAAGGGCACGCGGCTGGTGGGCGCCACCACCGCGGGCGAGCTGGACAACACCGGCATCCACGAGGGCAGCGTGGTGATGGCCGCGCTCTCCGGTGACTTGGAGGTGGGCCTGGGCCTGGGCACCGGGCTGTCCGTGGACGCCATCAACGCGGGGCAGATGGCCATCAAGCGCGCGTGCGAGGAATTGGGCGTGCGCCAGCAGGACCTGGACTCGCGCCGCTGCGTGGGCCTCGTCATCGATGATGGCTTCCGTTACAAGAAGGAAGAGCTGCTGCTGGGCATCCTGGAGAAGAACCAGACGCTGGTGCTCGTGGGCGGCGGCGCCAGCGACCACAACCGCGACCCGGCGCGCCAGTCCGCGCTGGTGCACGTGGATGGCGAGGTCGCCACCGACGCGGTGCTCGTCGCCCTGTTCCGCACCAACGCGCCCTGGGCGGCGCTGCGCTCGCACTGGTACGTGCCCACCGGGGAGAAGCTCACCATCACCAAGGTGGACGAGAGCCACACGCGCGCGCTGGAGATTGACGGCTTCCCCGCCGCGAAGCGCTACGCGGAAATCCTGGGCGTGAAGGACGTGAGGGATTTGGAGTTCGGCACGCCGCAGGGCTTCGCGGTGCGCCCCACCGCGCTGCGCGTGGGCCGCGAGTACTTCATCCGCGCCGCGTGGCGCCCCAATGAGGACGGCTCCATCCTCTTCGCCAACCTGCTGGAGGAGGGCACGGAGCTGGAGCTGATGAAGCTGGGAGACATGGCCGGCATGACGCGCGGCTTCTTCGCGGACGAGCTGCCCCGGCGGGTCCAGAACCCGCAGGCCGCGCTCCTGTTCCACTGCGGCGGGCGCATGTGGTACGCGCACGCGACGAACACGGTGTCCCAGCTCGCGGAGACCCTGAAGGCCGCGCCCACCGCCGCGGGGATGAACGTGCACTTCGAGATTTATTCAGGGTTCCACATCAACACCACGCTCACCACGCTGGTGTTCGGGGCGAACTGA